The following coding sequences lie in one Apium graveolens cultivar Ventura chromosome 1, ASM990537v1, whole genome shotgun sequence genomic window:
- the LOC141714043 gene encoding uncharacterized protein LOC141714043: MEYYGLDELSEERNQMSIIKVKVSRKWEEKHPATRDLIGLNLILIDQYYKRIHCWVDRTLMKQYADLLCEGKIYSIDKFSVKAYTGTNRCFEMDHHIILLKSSLISKFDDHYTIVPPDICMFVNLKNIHELGNADSALIDVVGMVCSVKQEKNITTHSLEGRTYVDFKITHFINKVKVRFWDDVGQEFYNSFSQATVLPAAIIIASAKLRRNNYTMP, encoded by the exons ATGGAGTACTATGGCCTAGATGAATTGTCTGAAGAACGGAACCAAATGTCAATAATCAAAGTTAAAGTTTCAAGGAAGTGGGAAGAAAAGCATCCAGCTACTAGGGATTTGATTGGCCTAAATCTCATTCTCATTGATCAATAT TACAAACGTATTCATTGTTGGGTAGACAGGACCTTAATGAAACAATATGCTGACCTTTTGTGTGAAGGTAAAATATATAGTATTGACAAATTCAGTGTTAAAGCTTATACTGGTACCAATAGGTGTTTTGAGATGGATCATCACATCATTCTTTTGAAGTCTTCTTTAATCTCAAAATTTGATGATCACTATACCATTGTTCCCCCGGATATATGCATGTTTGTTAATCTTAAAAACATTCATGAATTGGGCAATGCAGATTCAGCTTTGATAG ATGTTGTTGGTATGGTATGCTCTGTTAAACAAGAGAAGAACATTACTACGCATAGTCTAGAAGGGAGAACATATGTTGATTTCAAGATTACTCATTTCAT AAACAAGGTGAAGGTCCGTTTCTGGGACGATGTCGGCCAGGAATTTTATAACTCTTTCAGCCAAGCAACTGTCTTGCCTGCTGCTATTATCATTGCAAGTGCTAAACTTAGAAGAAACAATTATACAATGCCATAA